One stretch of Halichoerus grypus chromosome 10, mHalGry1.hap1.1, whole genome shotgun sequence DNA includes these proteins:
- the DUSP15 gene encoding dual specificity protein phosphatase 15: MGNGMTKVLPGLYLGNFIDAKDPDQLGRNKITHIISIHESPQPLRQDITYLRIPVADTPEVLIKKHFKECINFIHCCRLNGGNCLVHCFAGISRSTTIVTAYVMTVTGLGWRDVLEAIKATRPIANPNPGFRQQLEEFGWGSARKLRRQLEERFGESPFRDEEEVRALLPLCKRCRPGPAPAPPAPPAPHSAASEGALQRLVPRPPREAHRPLPLLARVKQTFSCLPRCLSRKGGK; the protein is encoded by the exons ATGGGGAATGGCATGACCAAG GTACTTCCTGGACTCTACCTCGGAAACTTCATTG atgCCAAAGACCCGGACCAGCTGGGCCGGAACAAGATCACGCACATCATCTCTATCCACGAGTCACCCCAGCCTCTGCGGCAG GACATAACCTACCTTCGCATCCCTGTGGCGGACACCCCCGAGGTACTCAT CAAAAAGCACTTCAAAGAATGTATCAACTTCATCCACTGTTGCCGCCTCAATGGGGGGAACTGCCTTGTGCACTG CTTTGCAGGCATCTCCCGCAGCACCACCATCGTGACGGCTTATGTGATGACTGTGACGGGGCTAGGCTGGCGGGACGTGCTTGAAGCCATCAAGGCCACCCGGCCTATCGCCAACCCCAACCCAGGCTTTAGGCAGCAGCTTGAAGAGTTTGGCTGGGGCAGTGCCCGGAAG ctccGCCGGCAGCTGGAGGAGCGCTTCGGAGAGAGCCCTTTCCGCGACGAGGAGGAGGTGCGCGCGCTGCTGCCGCTCTGCAAGCGCTGCCGGCCGggccccgcgcccgcgccccccgcgccccccgcgccgcaCTCGGCGGCCTCCGAGGGAGCCCTGCAGCGCCTGGTGCCGCGGCCGCCCCGCGAGGCCCACCGGCCGCTGCCCCTGCTGGCGCGCGTCAAGCAGACTTTCTCTTGCCTCCCGCGGTGTCTGTCCCGCAAAGGCGGCAAGTGA